CTTTCTCGCTAGATTCAATGTTGATGTGCGCACCATGAGTGAAGTTATCAGCATTGATAAAGACAATAAATCTGTGACCATTAAAAATGTATTGGATAATTCAGAGTATACAGAAAGCTACGATTTCTTAGTATTAAGCCCTGGCGCTGGCCCAATAGTCCCACCTATCCCTGGTATTCAAAACCCAATTACCCATTCGCTGCGCAATATCCCTGATATGGACAAGATCCTGAATACTATCCGTATGAATCGCCCAGAACACGCAACGGTTGTTGGTGGCGGTTTTATCGGCTTAGAAATGATGGAAGCGTTCCACCAACTTGGCATTAAAACAACGCTTGTTGAACTAGCTGATCAGGTTATGACTCCTGTCGACCGTGAAATGGCGGGCTTTGCTCACGCTGAAATCAAAGAGAAAGGCGTAGATCTTCGTTTAGGTGTGGCCTTAGAAGCCGTCGAATATGTTGAAGAACCGCACCTAGCAAATATTGAAAGCGGTGAAACAGACGAACATCCTCATATACAAGGCCATCTAAATCTTAGCCTAAGCAACGGCGACACAATCAAGACTGAAATATTAGTTATGGCTATCGGTGTTCGCCCTGAAATTCAACTCGCTCGTCAAGCAGGTTTAAAAATTGGTGATCTTGGTGGTATTTGGACTGCGCCAACAATGCAAACAAGCAACCCTTCTATCTATGCAGTAGGTGATGCAATAGAAGAAGCCGACTTTATAACGGGTAACCCTACTATCGTTCCGCTCGCAGGCCCAGCAAACCGTCAAGGTAGAATGGCGGCAGATAACATGTTCGGTCGTGAACAAACGTATCAGGGAACTCAAGGAACCGCTATCTGTAAAATCTTTGATTTAGCCGTTGCTTCTACGGGTAAAAATGAGAAAACACTTAAGCGTGAAGGTATTCCATTCAAGAAAATTTATGTTCACACCGCAAGCCATGCAAGCTACTACCCTGGTGCAGAAATTGTATCGTTTAAAATGCTGTACTGCCCAGATACTAAGAAAATTCTTGGTGCACAAGCCGCAGGTAAAGATGGTGTAGACAAGCGTATCGATATTATGGCCGTTGCACAACGCGCAGGTATGACTATCGACCAACTACAACATTTAGAACTGACGTACGCGCCACCATTTGGTAGTGCAAAAGACGTCATAAACCAAGCCGCTTTCGTTGCCAACAATATTGAAAACGGTGATTCAAGAGCCATTCATTTCGACGAGCTTGATACCTTGACAGATGACCAGTTGATTTTGGATGTTCGTACACCAATGGAAATCCAAAACTTCGGTACATTAGACGGCGCTATCAATATTCCTGTGGATGAACTTCGTCCTCGCATGAGCGAACTTCCAAAAGATAAAGAAATCATCATTCTTTGCGCTGTTGGGTTACGTGGTAACGTTGCTTACCGTCAACTAGTGAACAATGGTTATAAAGCTCGTAATTTGATTGGTGGTTACAGAACACTCATGTTTTCAAAAGCTTAATATAATCTAAAGGGAGCCATTCGGCTCCCTTATCGCTAAACTAATCATAACGAGAAGTGCTGTAATTACACGTCAAAATCTCGTCTACACTCCTCACCAAAAAAATCAACCAATTACTAAATACAGTAAATACCTAAAGTGCATAGTACTATGCTAGTACGAAAATAGATTTTTTATCATGAATAATTTGCTTGAGAGCAGAGAGTTAGCTGCACATAAGCAGTAGATGCAATATACTGTTATCAATATATTTATTCATACTGAGCGAACAATGGAAGTCGAACTATTAGAAATTCGCAACTTCATCAGCCAATACCCTCCTTTTGACCAACTTCCCGAAGAAGCATTGATCGAAGTGTCACAGAGTATCGAAATATCGTATTACCGGGCTGATACAACAATCATAGAGTTCGGCGACCGTATCCATGACCTCTTCATGATCCGCAGTGGAGTGGTCGAAATATATCGACGTACCGGTGAACTTTATAATCGTTTAGACCAAGGTGGAGTATTTGGTCAGATGGGGCTACTCACCAATAATAAAGTTCGTTTCCCAGCTAAATCTCTGAAAGATACGCTTTTATACTGCATTCCAGAGAGCCTTTTTGACACCTTATGCGAACGCTATGACGTTTTTGCAGACTTTGTTCAAGTCGAGAGCACCATCCGATTACAGCAAGCCGTCGAAGATAATAGTGATAACTCGAATACACTCACCACTTCAAAAGTAAAAACGCTACTTAGTGGCTTGCCAGTAATGGTACCAACTACCACCACAATTCAAAATGTCGCAAAAATCATGACTGAAGAAAATGTCTCTGCAGCACTGATTAACGATCCAAACCTCGCCGACGAAGGAGGCAATAGCTTTGTTGGAATAATAACCGAGCGTGACCTATGTGCTAAAGTGATTGCACATGGATTAGATGTCGATACTGAAGTTCTAGAAGTCATGTCAACAGAGCTTATCTCATTAGACCACAACGCTTATATTTTCGAAGCAATGCTTTTAATGCTTCGTTATAACGTCCATCATTTACCCATTTTAAAAAATAAACAACCGATTGGTATTGTCGAAGTTACTGACATCATTCGCTATGAGTCGCAGAATAGCTTGTTAATTGTCAGTAGTATTTTTCAACAAAACAGTATTGAAGATTTGATTATACTTTCGCATCAACTCAAAGATTGTTTTGTTCGAATGATCAATGAAGACGCTAACTCACATATGATTGGCAGAGCAATGTCGGAAATTGGACGAAGCTTTAAACAACGCTTACTCGAACTTGCAGAAGAAAAATTAGGGCCACCTCCTGTACCTTATTGTTTCCTAGCACTAGGGTCTATGGCTCGAGATGAACAGCTTATAGTGACAGACCAAGACAATGCCATAATACTTGATAATCAATATCAAGAAGCACTTCATGGCGCCTACTTTAAAGATCTTGCTACTTATGTATGTGATGGTTTAGATGCCTGTGGTTACTCCTACTGTACAGGAGAAATAATGGCAACTAATCCTGAATACCGAAAAACTCAATCTGAATGGGAAGCGTGTTTCTCAGATTGGATAGACAACCCAGTCCCTAAAACGCTTCTGAATTGTTCTATATTTTTCGACCTATACGGTGTGTATGGTAGGCTAAAATGGGCTGAGCATTTAAACGGATTTATCCTCAGAAAAGCCAAAAAGAACAATCGCTTTTTAGCCTGCCTTGCAAGGAATGCATTAAACCGAACACCACCACTTGGCTTTTTTAAAGATTTTGTGATGGAAAAAGATGGACGTCATAACAACTCTATTAATCTAAAAAGACGTGGCACTGCACCGTTAGCGGATCTAATCCGTGTTCATGCGCTTGCTATCGGGTCACAATCTCACAGCTCATTTGACCGGTTAGAAGACATTATCGAAGCAGGAATACTCCCCCATCAAAGGGAAAAGATCTTCAACACGCCATGGAGTTCATCTCCTTGGTTCGTATTCGTCACCAAGCTTTAGACATCGAGTCGGAACAGGAACCTGACAATAATATTGAACCCGAAAACATGTCCGATTTTGAAAGACGTAACCTTAAAGATGCTTTTTTAGTTTTAAGCAATGCACAAAACTTCCTCAAGTTTCGCTACACTGCCAACAGCATGAAAAGGTAAATGATGCGCTATTTTAATGATCAAGAGATCTTAAACTGGAAAGCCTTTTTCCAAATTAAAGCGTTAGAGTGTAAAGATAGTCGCCTAACTAATTTCTATAATTCAAGCACCTATTCTAATGAGGCCCAACTCAAAGACATCGAATTTGTAGCATTGGATTTTGAAACCACTGGGTTAGATGCCAATAAAAATAGCATTATAAGTATTGGACTCGTACCTTTTACGTTAAATAGAATATCTTGCCGAAAAGCAAAACATTGGTTTGTCACACCCGAAGATAAACTAAAAGAAGACTCAATTGTTATCCATGGTATTACCCATTCAGATTTGAAAGGTGCACCTAATTTATTGCGAATTTTAGAAAAGATATTAGATGAATTAGCAGGTAAAGTGGTTGTAGTGCATTATCGAAGGATCGAAAGGGATTTTTTGATTCAGCATTGCGCAATTTAATCAATGAGGGAATTATTTTCCCCGTGATCGATACCATGCAAATAGAGGCGTATATCCAACAATCTCGACCTAAAAAAATGATCGATTGGTTTAAAAAGAGTCGGCCTGTTTCTATCCGTCTTGCAAATAGTCGTACTCGTTACAATCTCCCAACCTACCCTCCACACGACGCACTTACCGACGCCATTGCCACAGCTGAATTACTTCAGGCACAAATTAACTACCATTTCAGCCCGGACACCCCTATATCAAAACTGTGGTTATAAATACTCACCACTATTGGAAAAACGTTTAATACCAACTCTACTCACCAACGCTTCAAATTAAATAAGAGCGAGGAAGCGAAAATTAATGGGCAAGTAGGCTCAACGAAAAAAAACAGGAGCTATTTGGCTCCTGTTTAATAAAATGGTTTTGATAATTTTTAGGCTTTAGGCTTTAGGCAATGCTTTTTGTGCTCTGCAATCAATTCAAGAGCTGTCTTATCACAATCAGGTAATGAAGAGTCGCTGCTATCAATTGGCGTAACTCGACTCCCCCATTTTAATAAACCCGAACCCCATGTTAATCCAGCACCAAAGGCAGCCACGAGAATATTATCACCAGGTTTAACGCGCCCTTGCTCTAGAGCTTCACACAAAGCAATAGGCACAGTCGCCGCAGATGTATTACCGTACTTTTGTATATTTACAAAGGCCTTATCTTGAGAAATCCCTGCCAAATCAGCTAATGTCTGAATAATTCTAATATTGGCTTGATGGGGGATGAGAACGTCAATATCTTGAGTACTCATCCCTGCACGTTGTAAAACGGTCTGTGCTGCAACACCCATTCCTTTTACTGCTCGTTTAAAGATATCGCGGCCAACAAAATTGAAATCGAAATAGCCATTATCAGCAGCAAAACGATCCATACTAGTACCAAATTTAGGCACCGAGAGTATATCGCGTCCTGCGGAATCACAGCCGATTAGTGCCTCTTGTAAGCCGACTTTTTCTTCCGTTCTACTAAGAATCGCTGCGCCAGCACCATCACCAAACAAAACCGCTGTATCTCGTTTACTCCAATCAATAAAAAATGAAAGGCGTTCTGCACCAATCACAAGAGCGTGTTTATAGTTACCGGCTTGAATTAGTCGTGTCGCTGTCTCTAAACCGTAAACAAAGCCAGTACAGGCGGCATTTAAATCGAAAGCAGCCGCACCAACGACGCCAAGATTTTGTTGGACCTTCGACGCAATATTAGGAATTAAAGAATCAGCTGAACAGGTAGCAACAATAATAACATCGAGATCATTCGCTTCAATACCGGCACATGCGAGTGCATGCTTTGCAGCAACAGTGGCTAATTCTGATGTATTTACATGGCTTATACGACGGCTCTCAATTCCCGTTCGAGAACGAATCCACTCATCAGAAGTTTCCATAAATGTGCTTAAATCATCATTAGATAAAACGGCCGGTGGCAGACATTTTCCCCACCCAGTTATTTCAGCGTAGTACTTCGTCATCTGTTCCTCTGTATTTCTATTGTTTTAATATGTTACGTTATATTGTATTCAAGTATACGCTTATACAGGCTCACTGATAAGCGACAATTTAAATAGGGAAAATTATGTCTACATTTAACACTCGATGCCCTTCCTGCAAAGGCATAAATAGAGTACCCGTTGAACGCGTTTCTGAAATGGCAAGCTGTGGTAAGTGCAAATCTCATTTATTTGACGGAGCACCAATTGAAGGTACCTCTGACAACATTAATGCGCTGCTATCTGCCAACACACCTGTTGTTATCGATTTCTGGGCGCCTTGGTGTAACCCTTGTGTAGGCTTCGCTCCAGTATTTTCAGATGTAGCTCAAGAGAGATTAGGCCAAATGAGATTTGTTAAAATTGATACCGAAGCGAATCAAGCATTAGCTGCCCAATATCAGATAAGAAGTATCCCGACTATCATGATATTTAAGAACGGCAAGAAAATCGACATGCTCAGCGGTGCCTTAGCGAAAGGCCAGTTCAATTCATGGCTTGATGCCGCACTCAACAAATCATCCAATTAGTTAGCTTAAAGGGACTGAAAATGAAAGATGCACCGTCTATAAACAATAAGGTGTTGCTGCTTTTTGCCCACCCTTCACTACGCCGTTCAGAAATCAATAAACCGATGTTTGAAGCTGCTGTAGAAACAGAGGGCGTTACTGCTATCGATCTTTATGCGAAGTATCCAACCTTTCAAATAGATATAGACGCAGAACAGCAGCTATTGCTGTCACACGATACCATCATTTTTCAGTTCCCTCTTTATTGGTATTCAACGCCATCTTTACTAAAAGAGTGGCAAGATCTCGTATTAGAACATGGTTTTGCTTACGGTGAAGGGGCTACTGCTTTGAGAAATAAACGATTCATGTGTGCATTAACAGCTGGTGGACCAGAGGAGGCGTATCGGAAAGATGGCTATAACCACTTCACTATCGCCGAACTTTTGCGTCCGCTAGAACAAATGGCCAATTTAACACACATGACCTACCTACCCCCTTCACTTTGTTCAGCTCAAGAACGGCAAAGGAAGAAGGCAAGTTAGTGGAGCACTTATCCGATTGGAAAGCCAAGTTAAAATCACTTGTAGCTCTTTCTTATATTGATTCTTCTACTGTTAAAGATCATAACGAGGTGGTCCTATGACCGGCTATTTTCTACAAGCATTTATTTACCTTAGTGCCGCCGTGATAGCAGTGCCACTGGCTAAGCGGTTCGGTTTAGGCTCTGTACTTGGTTATTTAGTCGCGGGGGTCGTCATAGGGCCCGTTATTGGCCTTGTCGGTGATGAGACGACATCAATCCAACACGTCGCTGAATTTGGTGTAGTGATGATGCTCTTTCTCGTTGGCCTAGAATTAGAACCTAAAATGCTCTGGGCAATGAGAAACAAACTTATAGGACTTGGCGGGCTTCAAGTTGGGTTGACAACGGCAGGCGTTACCGGTATAGCCCTGGCCTTCGGAATTACTTGGACTGTCTCTTTAACCATTGGTTTGGTGTTTTCTTTGTCTTCCACAGCGATTGTTTTACAAACGTTCAGTGAAAAGAACTTAGAAAAAGCTGAAGGCGCAAGAAATGCATTCTCGGTCCTTTTGTTTCAAGATATTGCCGTTATTCCTATGTTAGCCTTTGTTCCTTTACTGGCATTACCAGACCTAGTGGAAGCGGCAAAATCTATGGCATCGCAGGCCGCTGAACACCACGAAGAACTGAGCTTGGTTGCTGGTTTACCGAGCTGGGCTTACGGATTAGTCATTATTCTCTCCATAGGTATAGTGGTCGTTGGTGGTCATTTTCTTTCCCGTCCATTGTTCAAATACGTCGCTAAATCTGGCTTACGTGAAATTTTCACCGCGACGTCGTTAATGTTAGTAATTGGTATTGCCGCCCTTATGAGCCTAGTAGGATTGTCTCCAGCACTGGGTACTTTTTTAGCCGGTGTTGTATTGGCTAACAGTGAGTTTAGGCATGAACTTGAATCCAATATAGAACCTTTTAAAGGTCTATTACTCGGTCTCTTTTTTATCACTGTTGGCGCAGGGATAAACTTTGATGTTTTATTCAACAGTTTCGCACTAGTTATTTCTCTCACGATAGGTCTTATGCTACTGAAAGGAACGGTCCTTTTTGTTCTTGCTTTTATTTTTCGGATTAAGAAGAGTAATCGTTGGTTGTTTGCGTTGAGCCTCGCTCAGGCGGGCGAGTTTGGCTTCGTTTTGCTTAGTTTCAGCGTACAGAATCACGTTTTACCTCAAGAAATAGCTCAAACCCTTTCTTTGGTTGTAGCACTTTCAATGTTCCTTACACCGGGTCTATTCATACTTTTCGACAAAGTAATATTACCTAAGTATCAAAAAACCGAAAACGATCGCGAACCCGATACAATTGAAGAAACGGGTAATGTTATTATTGCAGGTGCAGGACGTTTTGGTCAGATCGTCACTCGCTTACTGAGTGCAAATAACGTTAAAACTACCGTTCTCGATGTAGAACCTACTCAGATTGATAACCTGAGAAAAATCAATATTAAGAGCTATTTCGGAGACGCAACAAAACCCGATTTACTTCATACCGCCGGCATTGAAAAAGCGTCCGTTATTGTGATTAGCATCGACAATAAAGAGGCTGTGAAAGAGTTAGTCGAATATGTAAAACACACCTATCCAAATGTGAAAATTATTGCTCGAGCATTTGATCGAGGGCACTCATATGCACTCCGACTAGCAGGTGCCGACACTATTATTTCTGAAACCTACTTCTCAGCATTAGAGGCGGGAAAGCAAGCACTTAAAGACGTTGGCTTTCATCCTTTTCAGGTTGAACAACAGAAAAATGCCTTTATAGCCATTGAAAATAAAGGGGCTGATAAAATGTTCGACACTTGGAAAGAAGCTTCCGAAGAGGATCGATATGATGTTGCCTATCAGAAACTATTTATAGAACTGGAAGAGGCAATAAGTTCGGCAATGAATGACGATCGCGCAGACAAGCACTCTCGAACAGAACGAGGATGGACTCCACCACCTAAAGGCTACGCCGATCTAGATAAACACACTATAGAATAAGTAGACCAATAATCTTTACCTAACGATTTGGATTACTCACTGGCGATGACATGTTTCATCGCCATATCTTTTTGAGTCACGCTGACCCCCTTAATCTGCGCGTATACTTTCTGACCTGGTTGAAGCTTAAGATCATCAAATGCCCACTTAGTGACATTCGCTTTTAACATACATATTTGACCTAAATCTAAAGTGACAGATACATTTTGGTTGCCTTGTTTGGTCTCTATAAGATCTATCTGTTTTATTGTAGCGGGTAAAATATTTCGAATAGAGGTACCAACCGCTTTTTGCAAAGTGATAGAAACATCGTTTGCTCGGATCTGCAATCGAATGGACGAATGTATTGGTTCATCGATGTGTTGAACCCACATGGATGTTTCTGTATTTAAACGTACTTTAGACAGAGCGTACTTGTCATGATGCTGACAGATCGTCGCTTCGAAAAGTGAGCTTTGTTCGGAAAATGATTGCCATGGTTTCATAGCATCTGAACCCCATACCGTTTCTAAGCTACCACTCGTTACAATGTGCCCTTCATCCATGAGTAGAATATGATCTGCTAGCCTTAAAATCTCACTTAAGCTGTGGGTTACGTACAAAATGGGGATGTTGATTTCTTGAGCCATTTTTTCCAAAAAGGGCATGACTTCTTTTTTACGAGGTAGATCTAACGACGCTAACGGCTCATCCATCAGCAACATATCTGGATTTGATAGCAGCGCTCTGGCTATAGCCACACGTTGCTTCTCTCCGCCGGAGAGATCTATCGGGAAACGATTCAGAAGATGAGACAAATTAAGAAGGTCGACAATATGATCGAACCCTTCAGGCTCTGCACTGCATTTAACACCATACAGCAAATTTGCTTTAACACTGTAGTGAGGAAAAAGTCTCGCATCTTGAAAAACGTAACCAATGTTGCGCTTTTCAATGGCCAAATTGATTTTGTTTTTGTGGTCAAAGATAACTTTTTCTTTTACCTTAATCTTTCCTTGTTCAGGCGTGATTAGTCCCGCAATAGCATTAATCAGAGAGGTTTTTCCTGAACCTGAACGACCAAAAATTGCCGTTATGCCAGATGATGGAATACGCTGCTCTACATTTAGCAACACATTACCGAGCTTGTGATTTAGTTTAATTTCTATCATCGTAACTTTGAATAACCTAAACGTTTTTGAGTCCGACGTGTAAGCCACTCAGAAACTAATAATGAAACCAGAGCAACGGCGATTGAAATAATACAAAGCCTTGCCGCAGCCACCTCTGCCCCAGGTGTTTCGATAAAGCTGTACATTGCCAAAGGTAAGGTTTGGGTCTCACCTGGAATATTTGAAACAAAGGTGATAGTTGCACCAAACTCACCTAAACTTCGAGCAAAAGAGAGCATCGTACCTGTCACGATACCTGGCAAAGTAAGTGGCAATGTAATGGTATAAAAAACCTTGAAAGGCGTTGCTCCAAGGGTTCTAGCTGCTTGTTCTAATCTGGGATCCACATTTTCTAAACTTAGCCGAATAGCTCTCACC
The DNA window shown above is from Vibrio algarum and carries:
- a CDS encoding FAD-dependent oxidoreductase codes for the protein MTKIVIIGGVAGGASAAARARRLSEEAEIIMFERGEFVSFANCGLPYHIGGDITERSNLLLQTPESFLARFNVDVRTMSEVISIDKDNKSVTIKNVLDNSEYTESYDFLVLSPGAGPIVPPIPGIQNPITHSLRNIPDMDKILNTIRMNRPEHATVVGGGFIGLEMMEAFHQLGIKTTLVELADQVMTPVDREMAGFAHAEIKEKGVDLRLGVALEAVEYVEEPHLANIESGETDEHPHIQGHLNLSLSNGDTIKTEILVMAIGVRPEIQLARQAGLKIGDLGGIWTAPTMQTSNPSIYAVGDAIEEADFITGNPTIVPLAGPANRQGRMAADNMFGREQTYQGTQGTAICKIFDLAVASTGKNEKTLKREGIPFKKIYVHTASHASYYPGAEIVSFKMLYCPDTKKILGAQAAGKDGVDKRIDIMAVAQRAGMTIDQLQHLELTYAPPFGSAKDVINQAAFVANNIENGDSRAIHFDELDTLTDDQLILDVRTPMEIQNFGTLDGAINIPVDELRPRMSELPKDKEIIILCAVGLRGNVAYRQLVNNGYKARNLIGGYRTLMFSKA
- the modC gene encoding molybdenum ABC transporter ATP-binding protein ModC, whose protein sequence is MIEIKLNHKLGNVLLNVEQRIPSSGITAIFGRSGSGKTSLINAIAGLITPEQGKIKVKEKVIFDHKNKINLAIEKRNIGYVFQDARLFPHYSVKANLLYGVKCSAEPEGFDHIVDLLNLSHLLNRFPIDLSGGEKQRVAIARALLSNPDMLLMDEPLASLDLPRKKEVMPFLEKMAQEINIPILYVTHSLSEILRLADHILLMDEGHIVTSGSLETVWGSDAMKPWQSFSEQSSLFEATICQHHDKYALSKVRLNTETSMWVQHIDEPIHSSIRLQIRANDVSITLQKAVGTSIRNILPATIKQIDLIETKQGNQNVSVTLDLGQICMLKANVTKWAFDDLKLQPGQKVYAQIKGVSVTQKDMAMKHVIASE
- the trxC gene encoding thioredoxin TrxC, translating into MSTFNTRCPSCKGINRVPVERVSEMASCGKCKSHLFDGAPIEGTSDNINALLSANTPVVIDFWAPWCNPCVGFAPVFSDVAQERLGQMRFVKIDTEANQALAAQYQIRSIPTIMIFKNGKKIDMLSGALAKGQFNSWLDAALNKSSN
- a CDS encoding ketoacyl-ACP synthase III, which produces MTKYYAEITGWGKCLPPAVLSNDDLSTFMETSDEWIRSRTGIESRRISHVNTSELATVAAKHALACAGIEANDLDVIIVATCSADSLIPNIASKVQQNLGVVGAAAFDLNAACTGFVYGLETATRLIQAGNYKHALVIGAERLSFFIDWSKRDTAVLFGDGAGAAILSRTEEKVGLQEALIGCDSAGRDILSVPKFGTSMDRFAADNGYFDFNFVGRDIFKRAVKGMGVAAQTVLQRAGMSTQDIDVLIPHQANIRIIQTLADLAGISQDKAFVNIQKYGNTSAATVPIALCEALEQGRVKPGDNILVAAFGAGLTWGSGLLKWGSRVTPIDSSDSSLPDCDKTALELIAEHKKHCLKPKA
- the modB gene encoding molybdate ABC transporter permease subunit yields the protein MSEFELEALFLSLKIASIAVAGLIPVGIALAWLLAKKEFYGKQILDSLIHLPLVLPPVVIGYLLLVVMGRQGVIGSFLLDTFGLSFSFSWRGAALASAIVALPLMVRAIRLSLENVDPRLEQAARTLGATPFKVFYTITLPLTLPGIVTGTMLSFARSLGEFGATITFVSNIPGETQTLPLAMYSFIETPGAEVAAARLCIISIAVALVSLLVSEWLTRRTQKRLGYSKLR
- a CDS encoding monovalent cation:proton antiporter-2 (CPA2) family protein, whose amino-acid sequence is MTGYFLQAFIYLSAAVIAVPLAKRFGLGSVLGYLVAGVVIGPVIGLVGDETTSIQHVAEFGVVMMLFLVGLELEPKMLWAMRNKLIGLGGLQVGLTTAGVTGIALAFGITWTVSLTIGLVFSLSSTAIVLQTFSEKNLEKAEGARNAFSVLLFQDIAVIPMLAFVPLLALPDLVEAAKSMASQAAEHHEELSLVAGLPSWAYGLVIILSIGIVVVGGHFLSRPLFKYVAKSGLREIFTATSLMLVIGIAALMSLVGLSPALGTFLAGVVLANSEFRHELESNIEPFKGLLLGLFFITVGAGINFDVLFNSFALVISLTIGLMLLKGTVLFVLAFIFRIKKSNRWLFALSLAQAGEFGFVLLSFSVQNHVLPQEIAQTLSLVVALSMFLTPGLFILFDKVILPKYQKTENDREPDTIEETGNVIIAGAGRFGQIVTRLLSANNVKTTVLDVEPTQIDNLRKINIKSYFGDATKPDLLHTAGIEKASVIVISIDNKEAVKELVEYVKHTYPNVKIIARAFDRGHSYALRLAGADTIISETYFSALEAGKQALKDVGFHPFQVEQQKNAFIAIENKGADKMFDTWKEASEEDRYDVAYQKLFIELEEAISSAMNDDRADKHSRTERGWTPPPKGYADLDKHTIE